In Musa acuminata AAA Group cultivar baxijiao chromosome BXJ2-3, Cavendish_Baxijiao_AAA, whole genome shotgun sequence, the following proteins share a genomic window:
- the LOC103979862 gene encoding cysteine-rich and transmembrane domain-containing protein WIH2, producing the protein MSYYNQQQPPVGVPPPQGYPPEGYPKDAYPPPGYPAQGYPPAGYPQQGYPPPYAQPPPQKQSSGPSFMEGCLAALCCCCLLDACF; encoded by the exons ATGAGCTACTACAACCAGCAGCAGCCTCCCGTCGGAGTTCCACCTCCCCAAG GTTATCCGCCCGAGGGGTACCCCAAGGACGCCTACCCACCGCCGGGGTATCCGGCGCAAGGATACCCACCTGCTGGCTACCCCCAGCAGGGGTATCCGCCGCCGTACGCTCAGCCGCCACCCCAGAAGCAGAGCAGCGGGCCTTCCTTCATGGAGGGATG CTTGGCCGCTCTTTGCTGTTGTTGTCTCTTGGATGCTTGCTTCTGA